In Macadamia integrifolia cultivar HAES 741 chromosome 1, SCU_Mint_v3, whole genome shotgun sequence, a single window of DNA contains:
- the LOC122083278 gene encoding protein NRT1/ PTR FAMILY 5.10-like translates to MAASCAASASGEDCEAPLLSIADDTVHGVVDYKGRRLFSRSNTGGWRSAGFIIGVEITERFAYYGIQSNLISYLTGPLQQSMATAAENVNAWSGAASMLPLLGAFVADAWLGRYHTILFSSLIYILGLGLLTLSAVLPSQSASNRPSQIQIILFFSALYLVAVGQGGHKPSVQAFGADQFNVHDPQECKSRSSFFNWWYFGMSVGVMFTITILSYIQDNLSWGLGFGIPCITMVVGLIVFLLGTKSYRYSFNEAKNNPFMRIVQVFVAAARNWQIAYSPTSIDKELGETVPRQGANQFKFLDKALANASDGSKKEWAVCSVDQVEDAKAVLRLVPIWTTCLVYAIVFSQPPTFFTKQGATMDRSIGSGFVIPAASLQTFISFSIVTFIPIYDRIVVPIARFFTKKHSGITMLQRIGTGMLFSMVAVVIAALVEKQRLQIAIDSGLLDKPQATVPMSVWWLVPQYVLLGVADVFTMVGLQEFFYDQVPDGLRSLGLSLYLSIFGIGSFFSSFLISAIEKATGGDGQDSWFSNNLNRAHLDYFYWLLAGLSSVQLAFYMYFAKSYLYKMGSKI, encoded by the exons ATGGCCGCATCATGTGCAGCTTCTGCAAGCGGTGAAGACTGTGAAGCTCCACTGTTATCAATAGCAGATGACACCGTCCACGGTGTCGTTGACTACAAAGGCCGTCGTCTCTTTAGCAGATCCAACACCGGCGGGTGGAGATCCGCCGGATTTATCATCG GAGTGGAGATTACAGAGAGGTTTGCGTATTATGGAATCCAATCGAACCTTATAAGCTACCTGACGGGGCCTCTGCAGCAGTCCATGGCCACGGCGGCGGAGAACGTGAACGCGTGGTCGGGAGCTGCGTCTATGCTTCCTCTACTGGGAGCTTTTGTCGCCGACGCTTGGCTTGGACGCTATCACAccatcctcttctcttctctcatcTATATCCTG GGACTAGGTTTGTTAACACTATCAGCTGTGCTTCCTTCACAAAGTGCATCTAACCGTCCTTCTCAAATCCAAATCATATTGTTCTTCTCTGCGCTGTATTTGGTGGCTGTTGGACAAGGTGGACACAAGCCATCTGTACAGGCTTTTGGAGCTGATCAATTCAATGTCCATGATCCACAAGAGTGCAAGTCCAGGAGCTCTTTCTTCAATTGGTGGTATTTTGGAATGAGTGTGGGTGTAATGTTCACAATAACCATTTTGAGTTACATTCAAGACAACTTGAGTTGGGGTCTTGGATTTGGAATCCCATGCATTACCATGGTAGTTGGACTAATTGTTTTCTTGCTTGGAACTAAGAGTTATCGATACAGTTTCAACGAGGCTAAGAACAACCCATTTATGCGGATTGTACAAGTGTTTGTTGCAGCTGCAAGGAATTGGCAGATTGCTTATTCACCCACTTCCATTGACAAGGAACTGGGAGAAACAGTCCCTCGGCAAGGTGCTAACCAATTCAA ATTTCTGGACAAGGCATTAGCAAATGCATCagatggttcaaagaaggaatGGGCGGTGTGCAGTGTGGATCAAGTGGAAGATGCAAAAGCAGTCTTGCGGTTAGTTCCTATATGGACCACATGCTTAGTATATGCAATTGTATTTTCTCAACCTCCTACTTTCTTCACAAAGCAAGGTGCCACCATGGATAGATCAATAGGGTCAGGGTTTGTGATACCAGCTGCATCTCTCCAGACCTTTATTAGCTTTTCAATTGTCACATTTATTCCTATTTACGATCGTATCGTCGTACCGATAGCCAGATTCTTCACCAAGAAACACTCAGGCATAACAATGCTTCAAAGAATAGGAACTGGAATGCTTTTCTCTATGGTGGCTGTGGTGATAGCAGCATTAGTTGAGAAGCAAAGACTTCAAATTGCAATAGATTCTGGGCTTCTTGATAAACCACAAGCTACAGTTCCAATGAGTGTTTGGTGGTTGGTTCCTCAATATGTTTTGCTTGGAGTTGCAGATGTTTTCACCATGGTTGGTCTGCAAGAATTTTTCTATGATCAAGTTCCAGATGGGCTGAGGAGTTTAGGTCTTTCCCTTTACCTTAGCATATTTGGCATTGGAAGTTTCTTTAGTAGCTTTCTTATCTCTGCAATTGAAAAGGCAACTGGTGGAGATGGCCAAGATAGTTGGTTTTCAAACAATCTCAATCGAGCTCATCTAGATTACTTCTATTGGCTTCTTGCAGGTCTTAGTTCAGTACAATTGGCTTTCTATATGTATTTTGCCAAATCTTATCTCTATAAAATGGGAAGTAAAATTTGA